A genomic window from Sphingobacterium spiritivorum includes:
- a CDS encoding redox-active disulfide protein 2, producing MKTENLKEMSDEELLKKKRITSTATGVLAGMLLLLLILATYISLTKGFSALIVIPIALSPTLILNFKTVKEIKLELKSRGRE from the coding sequence ATGAAAACGGAAAATCTAAAAGAAATGAGCGATGAAGAATTGCTTAAAAAAAAGAGAATCACAAGTACAGCAACAGGCGTTCTTGCAGGAATGCTGCTTCTGCTTTTGATTTTAGCGACTTACATTTCACTTACAAAGGGGTTCAGCGCACTGATCGTTATACCTATTGCTCTGTCCCCGACATTAATTCTTAATTTTAAAACGGTCAAAGAAATAAAGCTTGAATTGAAATCCAGAGGACGGGAATAA